Proteins encoded within one genomic window of bacterium:
- a CDS encoding glycogen-binding domain-containing protein, whose product MSKHRRPRLLRPATLRLAVLGLAALMLLGGCGYMRVIRTRVPPPKRLDDGLVRFFYEAPQAKHVNLCGNWDENDWCGTRGTGRFDHELGAMQDDDGDGVWEIEIRLEPGRYEYKYAVDWGMRWEQDPSNPTGRDDGFGGQNSILILK is encoded by the coding sequence TGCGCCTGGCCGTCCTGGGCCTGGCCGCCCTGATGCTGCTCGGCGGCTGCGGCTACATGCGCGTGATCCGCACCCGCGTCCCGCCGCCGAAGCGCCTGGACGACGGGCTGGTCCGCTTCTTCTACGAGGCGCCCCAGGCCAAGCACGTCAACCTCTGCGGCAACTGGGACGAGAACGACTGGTGCGGCACCCGCGGCACCGGCCGCTTCGACCACGAGCTCGGCGCCATGCAGGACGACGACGGCGACGGCGTCTGGGAGATCGAGATCCGCCTCGAGCCCGGCCGCTACGAGTACAAGTACGCCGTCGACTGGGGCATGCGCTGGGAGCAGGACCCGAGCAACCCTACCGGCAGGGACGACGGGTTCGGCGGGCAGAACTCGATTTTAATCCTGAAGTAA